A genomic stretch from Thauera sp. GDN1 includes:
- a CDS encoding glycosyltransferase family 4 protein, producing the protein MPLLIFPKYTRAGASSRYRSFQYLPALEAAGLRFTVSPLFDAAYLAHKYAHGRARIGDVLRAFARRLWAVLTVPRAAVVVIEYELLPWFPAVLERWLAWRGCRMVVDYDDALFHQYDTHPNPWVRRLLGRKIATVMRLAHTVVAGNAYLADYARRAGAPRVAVIPTVIDLARYPVKDAADASGVFTIGWIGSPSTARYLRDIAPALAQVCRDGRARVRLVGSGPVDLPGVPVEVVAWREETEVDEIRGFDVGIMPLPDEPWARGKCGFKLIQYMACGLPVVASPVGVNAEIVADGGNGFLARDGGEWVAALARLKGDAALGGRLGKAGRRKVEARYCLQVTGGRVVEVVRGAMGGR; encoded by the coding sequence TTGCCCCTCCTAATCTTCCCCAAATACACCCGAGCCGGCGCCAGCAGCCGCTACCGCAGCTTCCAGTACCTCCCCGCCCTCGAAGCCGCCGGCCTGCGTTTTACCGTCTCGCCGCTCTTCGACGCCGCCTACCTCGCGCACAAGTACGCCCACGGCCGCGCCCGCATCGGCGACGTGCTGCGCGCCTTCGCCCGGCGTCTGTGGGCGGTGCTGACGGTGCCGCGCGCGGCGGTGGTGGTCATCGAGTACGAGCTGCTGCCCTGGTTCCCCGCCGTGCTCGAGCGCTGGCTGGCGTGGCGCGGGTGCCGGATGGTGGTGGACTACGACGACGCCCTCTTCCACCAGTACGACACGCATCCCAACCCGTGGGTGCGCCGCCTGCTCGGGCGCAAGATCGCCACCGTGATGCGGCTGGCGCATACCGTGGTGGCGGGCAACGCCTATCTGGCCGACTACGCCCGCCGCGCCGGCGCGCCGCGGGTGGCGGTGATTCCCACGGTGATCGACCTGGCGCGCTACCCGGTGAAGGACGCGGCGGACGCATCGGGGGTGTTCACCATCGGCTGGATCGGTTCGCCCAGCACCGCGCGCTACCTGCGCGACATCGCCCCGGCGCTGGCGCAGGTGTGCCGCGACGGACGCGCACGGGTGCGCCTGGTGGGCTCGGGGCCGGTGGACTTGCCGGGCGTGCCGGTGGAGGTGGTGGCCTGGCGCGAGGAGACGGAGGTGGATGAGATCCGCGGCTTCGACGTCGGCATCATGCCGCTGCCCGACGAGCCCTGGGCGCGCGGGAAGTGCGGGTTCAAGCTGATCCAGTACATGGCCTGCGGCCTGCCGGTGGTGGCGTCGCCGGTGGGGGTGAATGCCGAGATCGTGGCGGACGGGGGGAATGGGTTTCTGGCGCGCGACGGGGGTGAATGGGTGGCGGCGCTGGCGCGGTTGAAGGGGGATGCGGCGTTGGGTGGGCGGCTGGGGAAGGCGGGGAGGAGGAAGGTGGAGGCGCGGTATTGTCTGCAGGTGACGGGGGGGCGGGTGGTGGAGGTGGTGCGGGGGGCGATGGGGGGGCGGTGA
- a CDS encoding Rpn family recombination-promoting nuclease/putative transposase: MPAHHDTGYKLLFSDPLMVRDLLLGFVDDPWLARLDFSTLELVNSHYVSEDLRNRADDVVWRVRADERWVYLYLLIEFQSSVDRFMALRMLVYVGLLYQDLVRRKQLGPDGLLPPVLPIVLYNGERRWKAPVELEALLPKVPVFLAPLQPKMRYLLIDEGAQSAETFARLPRNLVAAIFQLEQPQTLEAVQTIVTEVESATRSPEYATARRLIAIWLRAALRRNRKSPILLPELDDLQELNSMLSQRIEKWAKEFQAEGKRKGRLEGEARVLERQLTRRFGDLPAWVRERLGSATEAQLETWTEAVLDAPSLSAIFGEPPAPH, encoded by the coding sequence ATGCCCGCCCATCACGACACCGGCTACAAGCTGCTCTTCTCCGACCCGCTGATGGTGCGCGATCTGTTGCTCGGGTTCGTCGATGACCCGTGGCTGGCGCGGCTGGATTTCTCCACCCTCGAGCTCGTCAACAGCCACTACGTCAGCGAAGACCTGCGCAACCGCGCCGATGACGTGGTGTGGCGCGTCCGCGCCGACGAGCGCTGGGTGTACCTGTACCTGCTGATCGAATTCCAGAGCAGCGTCGACCGCTTCATGGCGCTGCGCATGCTGGTCTATGTCGGCCTGCTGTACCAGGACCTCGTGCGCCGCAAGCAACTCGGCCCCGACGGCTTGCTGCCGCCGGTGCTGCCGATCGTGCTCTACAACGGCGAGCGTCGCTGGAAAGCCCCGGTCGAACTCGAAGCCCTGCTGCCCAAGGTCCCCGTCTTTCTTGCCCCGCTGCAGCCGAAGATGCGCTACCTGCTGATCGACGAAGGCGCGCAGTCGGCCGAGACCTTTGCCCGCCTGCCGCGCAACCTGGTCGCGGCGATCTTCCAGCTCGAGCAACCACAGACGCTCGAGGCGGTCCAAACCATCGTCACCGAGGTCGAGTCCGCCACGCGCAGTCCCGAATACGCCACCGCACGTCGGCTGATCGCCATCTGGCTACGTGCCGCCTTGCGGCGCAACCGCAAATCCCCCATCCTTCTCCCCGAGCTCGATGACCTGCAGGAACTGAACAGTATGCTGTCGCAACGTATTGAAAAATGGGCGAAAGAATTCCAGGCCGAGGGCAAGCGGAAAGGCCGTCTGGAAGGCGAAGCCCGTGTGCTCGAACGCCAGCTCACGCGCCGTTTCGGCGATTTGCCCGCCTGGGTTCGCGAGCGCCTCGGCTCGGCCACCGAAGCGCAGCTCGAAACCTGGACCGAGGCCGTCCTCGACGCCCCGAGTCTCAGCGCGATTTTCGGCGAGCCCCCCGCACCGCATTAA
- a CDS encoding glycosyltransferase family 39 protein, whose protein sequence is MIFKLTKPSKEQKILGALILAALSIRIYFALDGSRFYFGEVVHTWKDTYTYLDSFKNWWHLGSYQFDLQEPDSRFFRPPGYPLFLGLFYLLTENYERIAALAQVLIDTASCLLSFLIVRKLTKSFNYSILGCAIYATYPFLIVWVPILYVEALIAHLTLLIIYISLGLGHKKWLSCLCLGALAGILFLTKQYMILLAIFPITFILLRNWRIKQKAFLIGALGFGLASILTPWILRNYIVSGELIISRGESTGIIYVGRDFEAFERFVNLFDQNVTPYRSAVAHEGTLQLSRHEEFVEKHKQAIDSASNLAYECGASFTSLRGVERNRVYEIDCTDEVISRFQDLTRLAWSELPLISLLQTRIEAVAKIFVGNIENDPRLSHRVLYAYRFIVLILGIAAIIFLLSKKDNELRSAALAFLCTWFALSALFALHFVHVEIRYMLIPDLLLILAAPYGVQFLGAYASSQNRELQ, encoded by the coding sequence ATGATTTTTAAACTAACAAAACCATCAAAGGAGCAAAAAATACTAGGAGCGCTAATCTTAGCTGCGCTCTCAATTCGCATTTATTTTGCTCTTGACGGATCGCGTTTCTACTTTGGCGAAGTTGTTCACACGTGGAAAGACACGTACACCTATCTAGACTCTTTCAAGAACTGGTGGCACCTAGGCAGTTATCAGTTTGATCTACAAGAACCTGATTCACGATTCTTTCGCCCACCTGGTTACCCGCTTTTCCTTGGGCTCTTCTACCTTCTGACCGAAAACTACGAGCGCATTGCTGCTTTGGCTCAGGTGCTAATTGACACAGCCAGTTGCTTGCTATCTTTCCTGATAGTGCGAAAGCTAACAAAGAGCTTCAATTATTCGATTCTCGGATGTGCAATTTACGCAACTTATCCGTTTCTTATTGTATGGGTACCAATTCTTTACGTTGAAGCGCTTATTGCACACCTTACCTTATTGATAATTTATATCTCCCTCGGCCTAGGCCACAAAAAGTGGCTTTCGTGCTTATGCTTAGGCGCCCTAGCGGGCATATTGTTCCTCACGAAACAATACATGATCCTGCTAGCGATTTTCCCGATCACGTTTATTCTGCTTCGCAATTGGCGAATCAAACAGAAGGCTTTTTTGATAGGAGCCTTGGGGTTTGGTTTGGCTTCAATCTTAACACCCTGGATACTTAGGAATTACATCGTTTCTGGCGAGTTGATAATCAGTCGGGGCGAGAGCACAGGCATCATATACGTAGGTCGAGACTTCGAAGCATTTGAGCGCTTCGTTAATCTGTTCGATCAGAACGTCACTCCTTACCGAAGTGCTGTCGCTCACGAGGGCACACTACAGCTCAGCAGGCATGAGGAATTTGTTGAAAAACATAAACAAGCGATAGATTCGGCTTCGAATCTGGCATACGAATGTGGTGCAAGCTTCACGTCCCTCAGAGGCGTTGAGCGCAATCGAGTTTACGAGATTGACTGCACCGATGAAGTTATCAGTCGCTTTCAAGATCTAACGCGACTGGCCTGGAGCGAACTTCCGTTAATTAGTCTTCTACAAACTCGCATCGAAGCCGTCGCCAAGATTTTCGTAGGAAACATAGAAAATGATCCACGCTTAAGTCATAGAGTTCTATACGCATATAGATTTATTGTTTTAATCCTTGGAATAGCAGCAATTATTTTCTTGCTTTCTAAAAAAGACAATGAGCTTCGCAGCGCTGCTTTAGCATTCCTCTGTACTTGGTTTGCTCTTTCAGCTCTTTTCGCATTGCATTTTGTTCATGTTGAAATAAGATACATGCTTATCCCTGATCTGTTATTGATTCTCGCCGCCCCTTATGGCGTACAATTTTTAGGCGCTTATGCATCAAGCCAAAACCGAGAGTTGCAGTGA
- a CDS encoding glycosyltransferase family 2 protein, with protein sequence MSSLINKHNQKLISIIVPAYNEETTIEKFYFRVSEVMKQIPNYQFELLFIDDGSSDSTRQIINRLLEQDKRVCAIHLSRNFGKEAAMSAGLDFAEGDAVAIFDVDLQDPPELLIQFVEHWERGYDTVYAKRTRREGETWLKKTTATLFYKLIAKISHVSIPPNTGDCRLMSRRVVDELIKLREHHRFMKGLFAWVGFPAIAVEYVRDPRISGTTKFNYFKLWNFALEGITSFTTAPLKMASYIGFFLAFFSFLAGIWIIFKTLYWGEVVQGYPTLIVSLLFLSGLQIMFIGVIGEYIGRIFGESKNRPLYIIESVRKYRNDLRSTD encoded by the coding sequence ATGTCATCTTTAATAAATAAACACAACCAAAAGCTGATATCGATAATTGTGCCGGCCTACAACGAAGAGACAACCATCGAAAAGTTCTATTTTCGAGTCTCTGAGGTCATGAAACAGATCCCAAATTATCAGTTTGAACTCCTCTTTATCGACGACGGAAGCTCTGACTCGACACGGCAGATTATAAATAGACTTTTAGAGCAAGATAAACGAGTGTGCGCTATTCACCTTTCGAGAAATTTTGGCAAAGAAGCTGCAATGTCGGCAGGCTTGGACTTCGCTGAAGGTGATGCGGTTGCAATATTTGACGTTGATCTCCAAGATCCCCCTGAATTACTAATTCAGTTTGTTGAGCACTGGGAGAGAGGCTACGACACCGTCTACGCGAAAAGAACTCGCCGGGAGGGAGAAACGTGGCTCAAGAAAACAACGGCCACACTGTTCTACAAATTGATCGCAAAGATCTCGCATGTTTCGATTCCACCAAACACTGGCGACTGCCGTCTAATGAGCAGAAGGGTTGTTGACGAGCTTATCAAGCTCCGAGAGCATCACCGATTCATGAAAGGCCTATTTGCTTGGGTGGGCTTCCCAGCGATAGCTGTTGAATACGTCCGCGACCCACGCATTTCCGGTACAACGAAATTTAATTACTTTAAGCTTTGGAATTTTGCACTCGAAGGCATTACCTCCTTCACCACAGCGCCTTTAAAAATGGCTTCATATATAGGGTTCTTTCTAGCCTTTTTTTCATTCCTCGCGGGAATATGGATAATATTTAAAACGTTGTACTGGGGCGAGGTAGTTCAGGGCTACCCAACGCTAATCGTAAGCTTGCTATTTCTCAGCGGACTGCAAATTATGTTTATTGGCGTTATTGGAGAGTACATCGGGAGGATTTTTGGCGAATCCAAAAATCGCCCTCTTTACATCATTGAGTCAGTCAGAAAATACCGAAACGACTTGAGATCTACTGATTAA
- a CDS encoding sulfatase-like hydrolase/transferase yields MNLSKLSLKINISHWYGLIFLTLTLLLLFLRIHVTRESIGTYTGCYDCLDIGVIKADLPLTGLLLSLLLTSKFIKQKFISTIIFAAGSTYLIFYAIDIGVTATLKQRLYLDDLFFYIRDIDGIREIGFPFLSSPTGIALLVAIVATVTTWARILPKAEPSTAIVLASPLFLISLTLEEPHFVHEGYYRNIASNNYRHLLNRMNKFDTDANLAFDAKAPARCFEAREERIDHFILVIIESLSHTHVFPNNPEAPPLMQGLAQLSKNNLTIESFHANGANTFAGMYALLTGRQPIHGIVDIEKISPNTEANFLGPISRLRAEKINTQYFTSENLRTYSIGEWVKAIGFNYIEGPENSYYDGLPRGRGGASGDPGDYHLFNRFLTWYDSNSAYYSRNFSVIQTITTHPPFIVPGQGRTTEREAFEYADSALTHFVQGLESRNFFKNGALFITGDHRAMTPISKEEYSRYGRKSFSLVPGILIGMNKFGRVSNGNYSQLDVLPSVFTAMGLEWCWNEPTGNFLVHEPQPPNFVLYSSSNDRQTLNVHLKDDSITYEVSLSGNKIQFIGQVPKPPFEESIPRFIYNSILGRQLFHQSSKIN; encoded by the coding sequence ATGAACCTCTCCAAACTCAGTCTTAAGATTAATATTAGCCACTGGTACGGCCTAATATTCTTAACACTAACACTTTTACTTCTTTTTCTTAGGATACATGTCACTCGAGAGTCAATTGGCACTTATACCGGATGCTATGACTGCCTCGACATTGGCGTAATTAAAGCCGACCTCCCTCTTACTGGATTACTACTTTCTCTTTTATTAACCTCAAAATTCATTAAACAAAAGTTTATTTCCACGATCATTTTTGCTGCGGGCTCCACATACTTAATTTTTTACGCTATTGACATAGGCGTAACGGCGACACTTAAGCAACGACTCTATTTAGATGATCTATTTTTCTATATTAGGGATATTGATGGAATACGAGAAATAGGATTTCCTTTTCTTTCCTCCCCCACCGGAATCGCTTTGCTTGTCGCGATCGTAGCGACAGTCACTACCTGGGCGCGGATTCTCCCTAAAGCCGAACCATCTACTGCCATAGTGCTTGCATCACCACTATTTCTTATTTCATTAACACTTGAAGAGCCTCACTTTGTACATGAAGGCTACTACCGTAACATCGCCTCAAATAATTACAGGCACTTGCTTAATCGGATGAATAAATTCGACACCGATGCAAATCTGGCATTCGACGCCAAGGCACCAGCCCGCTGTTTTGAGGCAAGAGAAGAAAGAATCGATCACTTCATTTTAGTAATTATTGAATCCTTGTCTCATACGCATGTATTCCCAAATAACCCTGAAGCCCCTCCTTTAATGCAGGGGCTTGCACAACTTTCTAAGAATAACCTAACAATAGAAAGCTTTCACGCGAATGGAGCTAATACATTTGCGGGGATGTATGCCCTTCTCACTGGAAGACAGCCTATTCACGGGATTGTAGATATAGAAAAAATTTCGCCAAATACCGAAGCGAATTTCCTAGGGCCGATATCTCGATTGCGCGCCGAGAAAATAAATACACAATATTTTACCTCGGAAAATTTGAGAACATACTCGATTGGCGAGTGGGTTAAAGCAATCGGTTTCAATTATATCGAGGGTCCCGAGAACTCATACTATGATGGCCTGCCTCGCGGGCGCGGTGGGGCAAGTGGAGATCCTGGTGACTACCATTTGTTCAACCGGTTTCTCACTTGGTATGACAGCAATTCAGCATACTACTCAAGAAATTTCTCAGTCATCCAGACCATCACGACTCACCCACCATTCATTGTTCCTGGACAAGGAAGAACGACCGAACGAGAAGCTTTTGAATACGCTGACAGTGCCCTTACTCACTTCGTTCAGGGGCTGGAAAGCCGCAACTTCTTCAAGAATGGCGCTCTCTTTATTACCGGCGATCATCGTGCCATGACTCCAATCTCAAAAGAGGAATACTCAAGATACGGCAGAAAAAGCTTTTCATTAGTTCCTGGAATTTTAATCGGGATGAACAAATTTGGGCGCGTATCGAACGGGAACTACTCACAGCTTGATGTCCTACCTAGCGTCTTCACTGCGATGGGCTTGGAGTGGTGCTGGAACGAACCGACAGGCAATTTTCTTGTTCATGAACCTCAACCGCCCAACTTCGTTTTGTATTCATCTTCGAATGATCGGCAAACTTTGAATGTTCACTTAAAAGATGACTCAATCACGTACGAAGTTTCACTTTCAGGGAATAAAATTCAATTTATTGGACAAGTGCCTAAACCGCCTTTCGAGGAATCCATACCTCGATTTATTTACAACTCAATTCTCGGACGACAGCTATTTCATCAAAGCAGTAAGATTAATTAG
- a CDS encoding Rpn family recombination-promoting nuclease/putative transposase, which yields MPAHHDTGYKLLFSDPLMVRDLLLGFVDDPWLARLDFSTLELVNSHYVSEDLRNRADDVVWRVRADERWVYLYLLIEFQSSVDRFMALRMLVYVGLLYQDLVRRKQLGPDGLLPPVLPIVLYNGERRWKAPVELEALLPKVPVFLAPLQPKMRYLLIDEGAQSAETFARLPRNLVAAIFQLEQPQTLEAVQTIVTEVESATRSPEYATARRLIAIWLRAALRRNRKSPILLPELDDLQELNSMLSQRIEKWAKEFQAEGERKGRLEGRLEGRQEGRQQGRLEGEARVLERQLTRRFGDLPAWVRERLGSATEAQLETWTEAVLDAPSLSAIFGEPPAPH from the coding sequence ATGCCCGCCCATCACGACACCGGCTACAAGCTGCTCTTCTCCGACCCGCTGATGGTGCGCGATCTGTTGCTCGGGTTCGTCGATGACCCGTGGCTGGCGCGGCTGGATTTCTCCACCCTCGAGCTCGTCAACAGCCACTACGTCAGCGAAGACCTGCGCAACCGCGCCGATGACGTGGTGTGGCGCGTCCGCGCCGACGAGCGCTGGGTGTACCTGTACCTGCTGATCGAATTCCAGAGCAGCGTCGACCGCTTCATGGCGCTGCGCATGCTGGTCTATGTCGGCCTGCTGTACCAGGACCTCGTGCGCCGCAAGCAACTCGGCCCCGACGGCTTGCTGCCGCCGGTGCTGCCGATCGTGCTCTACAACGGCGAGCGTCGCTGGAAAGCCCCGGTCGAACTCGAAGCCCTGCTGCCCAAGGTCCCCGTCTTTCTTGCCCCGCTGCAGCCGAAGATGCGCTACCTGCTGATCGACGAAGGCGCGCAGTCGGCCGAGACCTTTGCCCGCCTGCCGCGCAACCTGGTCGCGGCGATCTTCCAGCTCGAGCAACCACAGACGCTCGAGGCGGTCCAAACCATCGTCACCGAGGTCGAGTCCGCCACGCGCAGTCCCGAATACGCCACCGCACGTCGGCTGATCGCCATCTGGCTACGTGCCGCCTTGCGGCGCAACCGCAAATCCCCCATCCTTCTCCCCGAGCTCGATGACCTGCAGGAACTGAACAGTATGCTGTCGCAACGTATTGAAAAATGGGCGAAAGAATTCCAGGCCGAGGGCGAGCGGAAGGGCCGTCTGGAAGGCCGTCTGGAAGGCCGGCAGGAAGGCCGTCAGCAAGGCCGTCTGGAAGGCGAAGCCCGTGTGCTCGAACGCCAGCTCACGCGCCGTTTCGGCGATTTGCCCGCGTGGGTTCGCGAGCGCCTCGGCTCGGCCACCGAAGCGCAGCTCGAAACCTGGACCGAGGCCGTCCTCGACGCCCCGAGTCTCAGCGCGATTTTCGGCGAGCCCCCCGCACCGCATTAA
- a CDS encoding CopG family transcriptional regulator, with the protein MPTTTIRLPDDLKARLATAAKHAGMTAHGFILQAIVEKTEQAERRADFDAVAEARYERIVVTGKTIPWQEMRGYLEAHMAGKAAKRPVARKLAR; encoded by the coding sequence ATGCCCACGACCACCATTCGCCTGCCGGATGACCTGAAAGCCCGACTTGCAACTGCTGCAAAGCACGCCGGAATGACGGCTCATGGCTTCATTCTCCAAGCGATCGTCGAGAAGACCGAGCAAGCGGAACGTCGTGCTGATTTCGATGCGGTAGCGGAAGCTCGCTATGAACGCATTGTGGTCACCGGTAAGACCATCCCGTGGCAGGAAATGCGCGGCTATCTGGAAGCGCACATGGCCGGCAAGGCAGCGAAGCGCCCCGTTGCGCGCAAACTGGCACGCTGA
- a CDS encoding type II toxin-antitoxin system RelE/ParE family toxin encodes MSCIELAPEVAEDFDRILDHLTNHEVEDPGQRIGEIIAALEILVQNPLIGRLVANAKRELVIGRRSHGYVALYRYVPEIDTVFVLAIRSQREAGYAERDSAG; translated from the coding sequence GTGTCCTGCATCGAGTTGGCGCCGGAGGTTGCAGAGGATTTTGATCGTATCCTCGATCATCTGACCAACCACGAGGTAGAGGATCCTGGGCAGCGCATTGGCGAAATCATTGCTGCCTTGGAAATTCTGGTGCAGAACCCGTTGATCGGTCGTCTGGTGGCGAATGCCAAGCGCGAGCTGGTGATTGGCCGTCGTTCGCATGGGTATGTAGCCTTGTATCGCTATGTGCCCGAGATTGATACGGTGTTCGTGCTAGCGATACGAAGCCAGCGTGAGGCCGGGTACGCCGAGCGGGATTCTGCCGGGTAA
- a CDS encoding trypsin-like peptidase domain-containing protein, which translates to MKVQSLAENLLYTTVRIDTKTADGQSGSGTGFVYVHKAGDQHIPVIVTNKHVVQGFPKGSITFTVREGQEPKLGHGFRLDIEDFSNAWTGHPDLAVDVAVIPLAPLESHIEQMGVQVFYKAVSPDIVPSAQQLEELDAFEELVFIGYPNGIWDKKNLLPVMRTGTTGTPLALDFEGQPTFLMDASVFPGSSGSPVFLYNPGMYFSKSGNTTVGTRLLFVGVVAAVFFRNDVHDIVSIPIPTNNQRAVALSKEMIDLGIVYKALTVVETIEHLVKIRSKNP; encoded by the coding sequence ATGAAAGTTCAGTCGCTAGCCGAAAATCTGTTGTACACGACGGTGCGAATCGATACGAAGACCGCCGACGGCCAGTCCGGCTCAGGTACCGGATTCGTATATGTGCATAAGGCCGGCGACCAACACATCCCAGTAATTGTCACGAACAAGCATGTCGTTCAAGGCTTCCCAAAAGGCAGCATCACCTTCACGGTCCGGGAAGGCCAAGAACCAAAGCTTGGACATGGCTTCCGGCTCGATATCGAGGATTTTTCCAATGCATGGACGGGCCATCCGGATCTTGCCGTTGATGTTGCGGTCATCCCCTTGGCTCCGCTGGAAAGCCATATCGAGCAGATGGGCGTTCAGGTGTTCTACAAGGCTGTCTCGCCAGACATTGTTCCGAGCGCGCAGCAGTTAGAGGAACTGGATGCCTTCGAGGAGCTGGTTTTCATCGGCTATCCCAACGGCATCTGGGACAAGAAGAACTTATTGCCAGTGATGCGTACTGGAACTACCGGCACACCGCTTGCCCTAGACTTTGAGGGCCAACCTACGTTTCTGATGGATGCCTCGGTTTTCCCAGGTTCCAGCGGCAGCCCGGTCTTCCTGTACAACCCGGGCATGTACTTCTCCAAGAGCGGAAACACGACTGTCGGCACAAGATTGCTGTTCGTGGGTGTCGTTGCGGCGGTGTTTTTCCGCAACGATGTCCATGACATCGTGAGCATTCCCATCCCGACCAACAACCAGAGGGCGGTTGCGCTGTCGAAGGAGATGATTGATCTCGGTATCGTGTACAAGGCCCTTACAGTGGTCGAAACCATCGAGCATCTGGTTAAGATAAGAAGCAAGAATCCCTAA
- a CDS encoding DUF4351 domain-containing protein, translating to MNSLLSQRIEKWAKEFQAEGERKGRLEGRQQGRQEGRQQGRLEGEARVLERQLTRRFGDLPAWVRERLGSATEAQLETWTEAVLDAAILSAIFGARSTAPIAPAGAPTKNRPGLVPPVGAAPAAITAAPQATPVGVRPTAQIAPAGAPTQTIPPRSPL from the coding sequence GTGAACAGTCTGCTGTCGCAACGTATTGAAAAATGGGCGAAAGAATTCCAGGCCGAGGGTGAGCGGAAGGGCCGTCTGGAAGGCCGGCAGCAAGGCCGTCAGGAAGGCCGGCAGCAAGGCCGTCTGGAAGGCGAAGCCCGTGTGCTCGAACGCCAGCTCACGCGCCGTTTCGGCGATTTGCCCGCGTGGGTTCGCGAGCGCCTCGGCTCGGCCACTGAGGCTCAGCTCGAAACCTGGACCGAGGCCGTGCTCGATGCCGCGATTCTCAGCGCGATTTTCGGCGCGCGCTCAACCGCCCCAATCGCGCCTGCCGGCGCTCCTACAAAAAACCGACCAGGCCTGGTGCCCCCTGTAGGAGCGGCGCCAGCCGCGATCACAGCCGCCCCGCAAGCAACGCCCGTCGGCGTGCGCCCAACCGCCCAGATCGCGCCTGCCGGCGCTCCTACACAAACCATCCCGCCCCGCAGCCCCCTGTAG
- a CDS encoding Fic family protein, producing MRHMNLERRHNAMSSTTDLLNSIRASENGLTLAGLLTAHPHIARRTAQRLIARLIESGQVAATGEGRARRYFRTDAQPGSRVLATRGDRFPSFIPLSADSQDILAYIDQPPEARKPVGYQRDFLDAYRPNETWYLSESLRRQLHKMGRTTDVDEPAGTYSRAILNRLLIDLSWASSHLEGNTYSRLDTRELIEHGKAARGKAAIETQMILNHKTAIELLVENIDSAEFNRYTLMNLHSALAENLLPNPADEGRIRQHAVDIGKSVYRPLSTPQQIEDALEALLGKANQIGDPFEQSFFMMVHLPYLQPFADINKRTSRLAANLPLFRANLCPLTFLDVPEQAYSRATLGVYEMTRVELLRDLYVWAYERSTQEYLAIKQDLAEPDPLRLAWRDFIKQTIREVITHPELEPLSCIQRAVAERVPEGEQASVQALIVEELRRLHEGVLARYGLRPSEYTAWKAVYGH from the coding sequence ATGCGCCACATGAACCTAGAACGGCGCCACAACGCGATGTCGTCTACAACAGACTTACTGAACAGCATCCGGGCATCCGAGAACGGATTGACGCTGGCCGGACTGCTGACCGCGCACCCTCACATTGCCAGGCGAACAGCACAACGCTTGATCGCGAGGCTGATTGAGAGCGGGCAAGTCGCTGCGACGGGTGAAGGTCGCGCCCGTCGCTATTTTCGTACAGATGCCCAACCTGGCAGCCGTGTCCTGGCCACCAGAGGGGATCGCTTCCCGTCTTTTATTCCCCTGTCTGCTGACAGCCAGGACATCCTTGCCTATATCGATCAACCGCCGGAGGCACGCAAGCCGGTAGGCTATCAGCGTGATTTTCTGGATGCTTACCGCCCCAATGAGACCTGGTATCTGTCGGAATCGCTGCGCCGCCAATTACACAAGATGGGCAGAACCACTGACGTCGACGAACCAGCGGGCACCTACAGCCGCGCCATTCTCAACCGACTGCTAATCGACTTGTCATGGGCATCAAGTCATCTGGAGGGCAACACCTACTCCCGGCTCGACACGCGTGAACTCATCGAGCATGGCAAAGCCGCACGAGGCAAGGCGGCCATCGAAACACAGATGATCCTGAACCATAAGACGGCGATCGAATTGCTGGTCGAAAACATCGACAGTGCGGAGTTCAACCGCTACACGCTGATGAACTTGCACAGCGCTTTGGCGGAAAACTTGCTGCCCAATCCAGCCGATGAGGGGCGAATTCGCCAGCACGCCGTCGATATCGGTAAAAGCGTTTATCGCCCGCTCTCAACACCACAACAAATCGAAGACGCGTTGGAAGCGCTTCTGGGTAAAGCTAACCAGATTGGAGACCCGTTTGAGCAATCCTTCTTCATGATGGTGCATCTGCCCTACCTGCAGCCCTTTGCCGACATCAACAAGCGCACATCACGATTGGCCGCGAACCTGCCGCTGTTTCGTGCGAATCTTTGTCCGCTGACTTTTCTGGATGTGCCGGAGCAGGCCTACAGCCGGGCTACCCTCGGCGTGTACGAAATGACCCGCGTGGAGCTGTTACGTGACCTTTACGTTTGGGCCTACGAGCGTTCTACGCAGGAATATCTGGCGATCAAGCAAGACTTGGCAGAGCCCGACCCCCTTCGCTTGGCGTGGCGTGACTTCATCAAGCAGACGATCCGCGAAGTCATCACGCATCCGGAACTTGAGCCGCTTTCCTGTATTCAGCGAGCCGTGGCAGAGCGTGTACCTGAGGGTGAACAAGCAAGCGTACAGGCACTGATTGTCGAAGAGCTCCGCAGGCTGCACGAGGGTGTGCTGGCACGCTACGGTTTGCGACCGTCCGAGTACACAGCCTGGAAAGCCGTTTACGGGCATTGA